In a single window of the Candidatus Flexicrinis proximus genome:
- a CDS encoding MBL fold metallo-hydrolase, translating into MILRYFYDDKLAQASYLVGCAATGEALVIDPMRDIAPYVSAAQRQGLKITHVTETHIHADYVSGSRELAAATGAMIYLSEAGGDDWAYAFAADRNVLLLNHGDTFMVGNIRVDVLHTPGHTPEHMAFMITDTAGADRPMGIFTGDALFVGDIGRPDLLEAAAGVIGSADIGARQQYATVQLFKTLPDYLQIWPGHGAGSACGKALGAVPSTTLGYEKLFNPAFQFADEDRFVDWLLDGQPEPPQYFAQMKRVNKQGPALLNELPAPDRLDRAALNTLIAEGAFVLDVRDGNSFAASHIPGTINVPATSSKLSTYVGSLYDYHAPLALIIPDAAQLSELIAALRAVGVDCILGFATPDVIEGSEAILPSISAHDLALWVVTEPVVIIDVRNLSERELRFVEGSIHIPLAEFPKRLQDIPADKPIAIYCASGYRAQLAVSFLRARGWKRVAAVVDDEKNWSASLRTTTQTMMAVKITA; encoded by the coding sequence ATGATTTTGCGCTATTTCTATGACGATAAGCTCGCGCAGGCCTCGTATCTGGTCGGTTGTGCCGCGACCGGCGAAGCGCTTGTGATCGATCCGATGCGCGACATCGCGCCGTATGTGAGCGCGGCGCAGCGACAGGGTCTGAAGATAACGCACGTGACCGAGACACACATCCATGCCGATTATGTAAGCGGGAGCCGCGAACTGGCTGCTGCGACCGGCGCGATGATCTACCTCAGTGAGGCGGGCGGGGACGACTGGGCGTACGCGTTTGCGGCCGACCGAAACGTCCTCCTGCTCAATCACGGCGATACATTTATGGTTGGCAATATCCGCGTCGACGTGCTGCATACGCCGGGGCATACCCCCGAACACATGGCGTTTATGATCACGGATACGGCGGGTGCCGACCGTCCGATGGGCATTTTTACCGGCGACGCCTTGTTCGTCGGGGACATTGGCCGTCCCGACCTCCTGGAAGCCGCAGCCGGGGTGATCGGTAGCGCGGACATCGGGGCAAGGCAGCAATATGCGACCGTCCAACTGTTCAAAACCCTGCCTGACTATCTGCAAATCTGGCCCGGACACGGGGCAGGTAGCGCCTGCGGCAAAGCGCTGGGCGCCGTACCATCGACCACGTTAGGCTACGAGAAGTTGTTTAACCCGGCGTTCCAGTTCGCCGACGAAGACCGGTTTGTGGACTGGTTGCTGGATGGCCAGCCGGAACCGCCGCAGTATTTCGCACAGATGAAACGCGTGAACAAACAGGGGCCTGCGCTGCTAAACGAACTGCCGGCTCCAGACCGCCTTGATCGCGCCGCACTCAATACCCTGATTGCCGAGGGCGCTTTCGTCCTCGACGTGCGGGACGGAAACTCGTTCGCAGCATCGCACATTCCAGGAACGATAAATGTCCCGGCGACTTCGAGCAAACTCAGCACGTATGTCGGCTCACTGTATGATTACCATGCTCCGCTGGCGCTGATTATCCCTGACGCGGCGCAGTTGAGTGAGCTGATCGCTGCCCTGCGTGCCGTCGGGGTCGACTGCATCCTCGGCTTTGCCACGCCTGACGTGATCGAAGGCAGCGAAGCCATCCTGCCGTCGATCTCCGCCCATGACCTGGCGCTGTGGGTTGTCACGGAACCGGTCGTGATTATTGATGTGCGAAACCTGAGCGAACGGGAACTGCGGTTCGTGGAGGGATCGATCCATATCCCGCTGGCTGAATTCCCGAAGCGCTTACAGGACATTCCGGCGGATAAACCCATCGCGATCTACTGCGCATCCGGCTATCGCGCTCAATTGGCCGTGAGCTTTTTGCGTGCACGCGGCTGGAAGCGCGTCGCTGCCGTCGTCGATGACGAAAAGAACTGGTCCGCGTCGCTGCGCACGACCACGCAGACCATGATGGCCGTTAAAATCACCGCGTGA
- a CDS encoding sulfate ABC transporter permease subunit, with protein sequence MRERPVNSLAAGLLVFAVLAYAGLLLLAPLIAIISGAFRDGLAPIIEDLTTPDALAALSLSVRLALLAALVNGALGLAAAWVLVRHNFPGRRMLNALVDLPFVISPVIIGYVMIVLFGRLGWFRDFPIKLAFSVEAMFVVTVFVSLPFIIRELQPVLLSLTPEHEEAAYTMGASRWLTFRRVIFPALRHALIVGIMLTLARSLGEFGAAAVIGGAVEGSTETATIFINRTLLDRNPSAAYAMSLLLGLIAVVLLVALNRIRRPGGTHVHSD encoded by the coding sequence ATGCGCGAAAGACCCGTTAACAGCCTCGCCGCCGGCCTGCTGGTATTCGCCGTCCTCGCCTATGCCGGCCTGCTGCTGCTCGCCCCGTTGATCGCCATTATTTCCGGCGCCTTCAGGGACGGCCTCGCCCCGATCATCGAGGATTTAACCACTCCGGACGCCCTCGCCGCCTTGAGCCTCAGTGTGCGCCTTGCTCTGCTGGCTGCCCTGGTCAACGGCGCCCTCGGGCTGGCCGCCGCCTGGGTGCTTGTGCGCCACAATTTCCCCGGCAGGCGCATGCTCAACGCCCTCGTCGACCTGCCCTTCGTCATCTCACCCGTCATCATCGGCTACGTGATGATCGTCCTCTTCGGCCGTCTGGGCTGGTTCCGGGACTTCCCGATCAAACTCGCCTTCTCGGTCGAGGCCATGTTCGTCGTCACCGTCTTTGTCTCGCTTCCCTTCATCATCCGTGAGCTTCAGCCCGTCCTGCTCTCGCTCACCCCGGAGCACGAGGAAGCCGCCTATACCATGGGGGCGTCGCGCTGGCTCACCTTCCGCCGCGTGATCTTCCCCGCCTTGCGTCACGCCTTGATCGTCGGCATTATGCTCACGCTGGCCCGCTCCCTTGGCGAGTTCGGCGCGGCGGCCGTCATTGGCGGGGCCGTCGAAGGCTCGACCGAAACCGCCACCATCTTCATTAACCGCACCCTGCTCGACCGCAATCCTTCCGCCGCTTATGCGATGTCGCTCCTGCTGGGGTTAATCGCTGTCGTCCTGTTGGTCGCTTTGAACCGTATCCGCCGCCCCGGAGGCACTCATGTCCATTCAGATTAG
- a CDS encoding succinate-semialdehyde dehydrogenase (NADP(+)), which translates to MSTLTESAPVSIDPTIPAKRRSDYQRLADLVRTSALREQIAVISPLDGTTVGTIPHCSVEDVETAVQRARTAQSLWAALPLSERVKPFIAAHTMFLDSRYAFSDIIQLENGKSRVHALLESFDAAINSRYYAFNARKYIGTKRVLGAFPPFTRTTEVRHPWGVVGMISPWNYPLTLTIPDVIPALIAGNTVVLKPSELTPFTVLMGLELLRKAGVPEDVFQVVTGEGHTTGSALVERSDFVMFTGSTAVGRKVAEQCARRLIPYSMELGGKNPAIILDDVDVDKSIAALMDGTIVGGGQTCVSYERLYVHDKVYDTFVPRLAEAMKATKLGTSLTDMHQDMGPLISQTHFQKVKSHVDDAKLKGARVLAGGNPRPEFGPTCYEPTLLENVTPDMTLYGIETFGPVLSVYRVASDAEAVAACNDSPFGLHASVFGRNTRRAHTLAQQIHAGTVSINENYKAVWASMNSTQGGFKQSGSGRRHGREGITKYTQTQNISTQYVLPLSPSRLLPPERWDRFFGLVLRVMRYIPGLR; encoded by the coding sequence ATGTCCACACTCACCGAGTCCGCTCCCGTATCCATCGATCCTACCATCCCGGCTAAACGCCGCTCGGACTACCAGCGCCTTGCGGACCTGGTCCGCACTTCCGCCCTACGCGAACAGATCGCCGTTATATCTCCGCTCGACGGTACAACCGTTGGGACGATACCGCACTGCTCGGTCGAAGACGTCGAGACTGCCGTACAGCGCGCTCGTACTGCCCAGTCTTTATGGGCGGCTCTGCCTTTGAGCGAGCGCGTCAAGCCGTTCATCGCGGCCCACACCATGTTCCTCGACTCGCGTTACGCCTTCTCCGACATCATCCAGCTCGAAAACGGGAAGTCCAGGGTACACGCGCTCCTCGAATCGTTCGATGCCGCGATCAATTCCCGCTATTACGCCTTCAACGCCAGGAAGTATATCGGGACCAAGCGGGTGCTTGGCGCATTCCCGCCCTTCACCCGCACCACCGAAGTGCGCCATCCCTGGGGCGTCGTCGGCATGATTTCGCCATGGAACTACCCGCTGACGCTGACCATCCCCGACGTTATTCCGGCACTGATTGCCGGTAATACGGTCGTCCTCAAACCGTCCGAGTTGACGCCGTTCACCGTGCTGATGGGCCTGGAATTACTTCGCAAAGCCGGTGTCCCTGAGGACGTATTCCAGGTCGTCACCGGAGAGGGACATACGACGGGCAGCGCGCTGGTCGAGCGGTCCGATTTCGTTATGTTTACCGGCAGTACGGCTGTGGGCCGCAAAGTTGCCGAGCAGTGTGCGCGCCGCCTCATCCCCTATTCGATGGAGCTTGGCGGCAAGAACCCCGCGATCATCCTGGACGATGTCGATGTCGATAAGTCGATCGCGGCCCTGATGGATGGCACGATCGTCGGCGGCGGCCAGACTTGTGTCTCCTACGAGCGCCTTTACGTCCACGACAAGGTCTACGACACCTTCGTCCCCCGGCTTGCCGAGGCCATGAAAGCCACAAAACTCGGCACAAGCCTCACCGATATGCATCAGGACATGGGTCCGCTGATCTCACAAACCCACTTTCAGAAGGTGAAATCGCACGTGGACGACGCCAAACTGAAGGGCGCCCGCGTGCTTGCGGGTGGCAACCCCCGGCCGGAATTCGGGCCGACCTGCTACGAGCCAACCTTGCTTGAAAACGTCACACCGGACATGACCCTCTACGGTATCGAGACCTTCGGGCCTGTGCTTTCCGTCTATCGCGTGGCCTCTGATGCCGAGGCTGTCGCGGCCTGCAACGACTCGCCGTTTGGGCTGCACGCGTCGGTATTCGGAAGAAACACGCGGCGCGCCCACACCCTCGCCCAGCAGATCCACGCCGGCACGGTCAGCATCAACGAAAACTACAAGGCAGTGTGGGCGTCCATGAACTCGACCCAAGGCGGATTCAAGCAGTCCGGCTCGGGGCGGCGCCATGGCCGCGAGGGCATCACCAAGTACACCCAGACTCAAAACATCAGCACCCAGTATGTGCTGCCGCTCTCGCCCTCACGCTTGCTCCCACCAGAACGGTGGGACCGGTTCTTCGGGCTGGTACTGCGGGTCATGCGCTATATTCCCGGCCTCCGCTAG
- a CDS encoding SH3 domain-containing protein produces MRILSLIFLICLLILPAAAQSPSATVAVDSAFMRSAPAESAELAGSGYEGEILRVVGRSADGLWLNVHRPPTPARTAWIRRDLVTFSADLTLLPLTDFVTGVTGPEPLYDTGFAALLTGEAQLRAFPDRFAPSNGVMPIGVVVPILERTPNNFWLKVNYLGTVGWIAEFTSTTAAAFADIPVAPELAGDPAFAAIEIVDPVLQVAQIDRLLAYLGPAYATADSVSLYWQQILRGDTRECLPPADVQPFPVSAADKLELPELRRQTSLLDQALEDINVSIAAMHRCGVYVNREVNAAYSSALAARGTYNLLIRRMITLRELLTGEEYGDD; encoded by the coding sequence ATGCGTATTTTGAGCCTAATCTTTCTGATCTGCCTGCTAATCCTCCCCGCAGCGGCCCAGTCCCCCAGCGCAACCGTCGCCGTGGACAGTGCCTTCATGCGCTCCGCCCCGGCAGAATCCGCCGAATTGGCAGGCAGCGGTTACGAAGGTGAAATCCTGCGTGTGGTCGGTCGCAGCGCCGATGGCCTGTGGCTCAACGTCCATCGTCCCCCGACCCCCGCCCGGACAGCCTGGATTCGCCGCGATCTCGTCACCTTCAGCGCCGACCTCACCTTGCTCCCCCTGACCGATTTCGTCACGGGCGTCACTGGCCCCGAACCGCTGTACGACACCGGCTTCGCCGCCTTACTCACCGGCGAGGCGCAGTTGCGCGCCTTCCCCGACCGTTTTGCCCCCTCCAACGGCGTCATGCCCATTGGCGTCGTCGTGCCCATCCTTGAGCGCACGCCTAACAACTTCTGGCTCAAGGTCAATTACCTCGGCACGGTCGGCTGGATCGCCGAATTTACCTCCACCACCGCCGCCGCCTTTGCGGACATCCCCGTAGCGCCTGAACTGGCCGGAGACCCCGCCTTTGCCGCCATCGAAATCGTCGACCCCGTCCTCCAGGTCGCCCAGATTGACCGGCTGCTCGCCTATCTCGGCCCAGCCTATGCCACCGCCGATAGCGTTTCCCTGTATTGGCAGCAGATCCTGCGCGGCGACACCCGCGAGTGCCTGCCGCCCGCCGACGTCCAGCCCTTCCCGGTCTCTGCCGCTGACAAGCTCGAACTCCCCGAGCTTCGCCGCCAGACCAGCCTCCTGGATCAGGCGCTGGAAGACATCAACGTCTCCATCGCAGCCATGCACCGCTGCGGCGTCTACGTCAACCGCGAGGTGAATGCCGCCTACAGCAGTGCGCTGGCGGCCCGCGGCACCTATAACCTGCTCATCCGCCGCATGATCACGCTCCGCGAGCTGTTGACCGGCGAAGAATACGGGGACGACTGA
- a CDS encoding SH3 domain-containing protein has translation MKRTWLLIALLGLMLWGVWALALAQPPGDPDAAAPGETITGIVEFDGATVYAGPDFAYDPLAQLPINAAVTVLGRRGDFFYAWDGDQWLEILFEGETGWVYARLIRTSIPFNSIPPTGRRLPRNRDGRVPDDFGLSDNICDSWVGEYTRTGDFMAGDTVLTVTYPELPGANVYSVIVISPYGERTAHDSTTTTAEIELKNLNRTGGTYTWRVAPYWTNAPERWNWQQLCLLETGGTFEVPGPVLTPRPTRDPYAYYYYYYDSPSRAQPTPPPLVP, from the coding sequence ATGAAACGTACATGGCTGTTGATCGCTCTCCTGGGCCTGATGCTGTGGGGCGTATGGGCACTTGCGCTGGCCCAGCCTCCGGGTGACCCGGACGCCGCCGCCCCGGGTGAGACGATCACCGGAATCGTCGAGTTCGACGGCGCGACCGTCTACGCGGGGCCGGATTTTGCCTATGATCCCCTCGCCCAGCTTCCCATTAATGCCGCCGTCACCGTATTGGGCCGGCGGGGGGACTTCTTCTATGCCTGGGATGGCGATCAGTGGCTCGAAATCCTCTTCGAAGGCGAAACGGGTTGGGTCTATGCGCGCCTGATCCGTACCTCTATCCCCTTCAACAGCATCCCCCCGACCGGACGCCGCCTCCCCCGTAATCGCGACGGCCGCGTCCCTGACGACTTTGGTCTCAGCGACAACATCTGCGATTCGTGGGTCGGTGAATACACCCGTACCGGCGACTTCATGGCGGGCGATACCGTCCTGACCGTCACCTATCCCGAGCTTCCCGGCGCCAACGTCTACAGCGTGATCGTGATCTCCCCCTATGGAGAGCGCACCGCGCACGACAGTACCACCACCACGGCCGAGATTGAGCTGAAGAACCTGAACCGTACTGGCGGCACCTATACCTGGCGGGTCGCCCCTTACTGGACGAACGCACCCGAACGCTGGAACTGGCAGCAGTTGTGCCTGCTGGAGACCGGCGGCACCTTCGAAGTCCCCGGCCCGGTACTCACTCCGCGCCCGACGCGCGACCCCTACGCCTACTACTATTACTACTACGACAGTCCATCCAGGGCGCAGCCTACGCCGCCGCCGCTGGTGCCGTAG
- a CDS encoding sulfate ABC transporter substrate-binding protein yields the protein MHRLHRLFVGILALVVLSVSVVHAQEPLTLTLAGYAVPREAYGEIIPLFVDHWKAQTGQDVTFETSWVASGAQSRAVIGGFEADIVALSQEAHVTNIAKAGLITHDWQDNPTRGFDKSSLVILVVREGNPDTILDWADLAREGVEVVTPDPATSGGAQWNVMGAYGAAFRGQVQGFDTGVDGARAFLTAVFTNVIALDADGRESFLTFERGIGDVAITYENEYFAGIEVSGEGAYDIVYPSSTLVIENPIALVDTYVDAHGTREVAEAFLEFVYTPEAQAIFYKHGFRAPLLIADEEAAAVATPDPAVPTPEPDPKYPLPADLFTIRDFGGWPEVVPAIFGEEGVFTQVIAEVKGQ from the coding sequence ATGCACAGGTTGCACCGCCTCTTTGTCGGAATACTCGCACTGGTGGTGTTATCCGTCAGCGTCGTTCACGCACAGGAGCCGCTGACGCTCACCCTCGCCGGTTACGCCGTCCCTCGCGAGGCCTATGGCGAGATCATTCCGCTGTTTGTCGACCACTGGAAAGCACAGACCGGACAGGATGTTACTTTCGAGACCAGTTGGGTCGCCAGCGGGGCACAGTCCCGCGCTGTCATCGGCGGCTTCGAGGCCGACATCGTCGCGCTCTCCCAGGAAGCCCACGTGACCAACATTGCCAAAGCCGGACTCATCACCCACGATTGGCAGGACAACCCGACGCGCGGTTTCGACAAAAGCTCGCTCGTGATCCTGGTCGTCCGTGAGGGAAACCCCGACACCATCCTCGACTGGGCGGATCTGGCCCGCGAGGGCGTTGAAGTCGTCACCCCGGACCCCGCCACCAGCGGCGGCGCGCAGTGGAACGTGATGGGAGCCTACGGCGCGGCCTTCCGCGGTCAGGTCCAGGGCTTCGACACCGGCGTGGACGGTGCGCGTGCCTTCCTCACTGCGGTCTTCACCAACGTCATCGCCCTTGATGCCGACGGCCGCGAGAGCTTCCTCACCTTCGAACGCGGCATCGGCGACGTTGCCATCACCTACGAAAATGAATACTTCGCCGGCATCGAAGTCAGCGGCGAAGGCGCTTACGACATCGTCTATCCGTCGTCGACGCTGGTCATCGAAAACCCGATCGCCCTTGTCGACACCTACGTCGACGCCCACGGCACCCGCGAAGTGGCCGAAGCCTTCCTCGAATTTGTCTACACTCCGGAAGCGCAGGCCATCTTCTATAAGCATGGTTTCCGTGCGCCCCTGCTCATCGCAGACGAAGAAGCCGCGGCGGTCGCCACCCCCGATCCCGCCGTCCCGACCCCTGAGCCGGATCCGAAATACCCGCTCCCGGCCGACCTGTTCACCATCCGCGATTTCGGCGGCTGGCCGGAGGTTGTCCCCGCGATCTTCGGTGAGGAAGGCGTCTTCACCCAAGTCATCGCGGAAGTGAAAGGCCAGTAA
- a CDS encoding sulfate ABC transporter permease subunit, with translation MAQAATTLPEARSTPTVDFGAWGLRASVLIYLGALVVLPLVVISVEGFRSGLDSLWASITRPAALQSIWLSVWTAAIMAVVNVFMGTLTAVVLARYRFPGKKLFNALIDLPFAIPTLVTGVMLVLLYGPQTALGGWLDRELGLRVVFSPPGIILALAFVGYPFVIRAVQPVLEALDTRPQEAAFTLGASEWTAFRRIVLPALLPSMIAGGLLSFARALGEFGSIIVVAGSISKTAAVYIYGQVENGDMASASGVSLVMLLIALIVTTIVARFSRRQNDARKTR, from the coding sequence ATGGCGCAGGCAGCCACAACCCTGCCCGAAGCCCGCTCAACCCCTACCGTCGATTTCGGCGCGTGGGGGTTGCGCGCGTCAGTCCTGATCTATCTCGGCGCGCTGGTCGTCCTGCCTTTGGTCGTGATATCGGTCGAAGGCTTTCGCAGTGGTCTCGACTCGCTTTGGGCAAGCATCACCCGTCCTGCGGCGCTCCAGTCGATCTGGCTTAGCGTCTGGACCGCCGCGATCATGGCAGTCGTTAACGTCTTCATGGGAACCTTGACCGCCGTCGTGCTGGCGCGTTATCGTTTCCCTGGCAAGAAGCTGTTCAATGCGCTGATCGATCTCCCCTTCGCCATCCCGACCCTCGTCACCGGCGTCATGTTGGTCCTGCTCTACGGCCCGCAGACCGCGCTGGGCGGCTGGCTCGACCGCGAACTCGGCTTGCGTGTCGTGTTTTCGCCGCCCGGCATCATCCTCGCGCTGGCATTTGTCGGCTATCCGTTCGTCATTCGCGCCGTCCAGCCGGTGCTGGAAGCCCTCGATACCCGCCCGCAGGAAGCCGCCTTTACGCTGGGCGCCTCCGAGTGGACGGCTTTCCGCCGTATCGTCCTGCCGGCGCTCCTCCCCTCGATGATTGCCGGTGGGTTGCTCAGCTTCGCCCGTGCCCTCGGCGAATTCGGCTCGATCATCGTCGTCGCCGGCAGCATCTCTAAGACCGCCGCCGTCTACATTTATGGGCAGGTCGAAAATGGCGATATGGCCAGCGCCAGCGGGGTATCGCTGGTCATGCTTCTGATCGCCTTGATCGTGACCACCATCGTCGCCCGTTTCAGCCGGAGGCAAAACGATGCGCGAAAGACCCGTTAA
- a CDS encoding dihydrofolate reductase family protein: MRKVIVISHISLDGVIQSMGRPDEDTSGGFAYGGWIAPFSDDVLGTVVNREMNMPFELLIGRKTFEIWAPYWPQHADIWPGVNTATKYVASNTMTSHEWQPTVFLGGDIADKVTKLKQLQGPDLHVYGSGNLLQTLMKHDLVDAYWLKIYPLTLGAGKRLFAAGTIPAAFKVTDSKVSPQGVIIVNYERAGAIPV, from the coding sequence ATGCGAAAAGTCATTGTAATCTCCCATATCTCCCTTGATGGCGTCATCCAATCCATGGGCAGGCCGGACGAAGACACCAGTGGTGGTTTCGCCTATGGCGGGTGGATCGCCCCGTTTTCCGACGATGTTCTTGGAACCGTCGTAAATCGGGAGATGAACATGCCCTTCGAGCTGTTGATAGGACGTAAAACCTTTGAAATCTGGGCGCCCTACTGGCCGCAGCATGCCGACATCTGGCCGGGCGTCAACACAGCGACCAAGTACGTCGCCTCGAATACCATGACGTCTCACGAATGGCAGCCCACCGTGTTTTTAGGCGGAGACATTGCGGACAAAGTCACCAAACTCAAGCAGCTGCAGGGGCCGGATTTGCATGTCTACGGAAGTGGAAATCTCCTTCAGACACTGATGAAGCATGATCTGGTCGATGCGTACTGGCTCAAGATCTATCCGCTGACGTTGGGCGCTGGAAAACGGCTGTTTGCCGCTGGCACAATCCCCGCAGCGTTCAAGGTGACGGACAGCAAAGTCTCTCCACAGGGAGTCATCATCGTCAATTACGAGCGCGCAGGCGCGATCCCAGTCTGA
- a CDS encoding ABC transporter ATP-binding protein, giving the protein MSIQISHATKRFGAQHVVDDVSLDIADGELFVLLGPSGSGKSTLLRMIAGLTSADGGSIVLHGRDVTSLPPQKRGTGFVFQNYALFPNMTVEENIAFGLDVQRVPKAQRQARVAELLDIIDMTELGERLPAQLSGGQQQRVAVARALAANPAVLLLDEPFGALDVKIRSQLRRSLRQIQRRLKFTAILVTHDQEEAFELADRIGIIDNGKLLEVGTPDQLYRTPRHRFTAGFLGAANLFPAHRNGTTVHIGEITIPAPAGTDHLSGQPVELLLRPESIDLALSPGELTSAPLGTGTVTGIAFAGAFERVIVTTPRGELTALLTPEQARKLAVRPGDTVWLGVRDVHLLALS; this is encoded by the coding sequence ATGTCCATTCAGATTAGCCACGCCACCAAACGTTTTGGCGCGCAGCATGTTGTCGATGATGTCTCGCTCGACATCGCCGACGGGGAATTGTTCGTCCTGCTGGGTCCCAGTGGCAGCGGCAAGAGCACTCTCCTGCGCATGATCGCCGGCCTGACCTCTGCGGATGGCGGCTCGATTGTGCTGCACGGGCGCGATGTGACCAGCCTCCCCCCGCAAAAACGTGGCACCGGCTTCGTCTTCCAGAACTACGCCCTTTTCCCCAACATGACCGTCGAGGAAAACATTGCCTTCGGCCTCGACGTCCAGCGTGTCCCCAAGGCGCAGCGCCAGGCGCGTGTCGCCGAACTGTTGGACATCATCGACATGACTGAGCTGGGCGAGCGCCTCCCCGCTCAACTCTCCGGGGGCCAGCAGCAGCGTGTCGCCGTGGCCCGCGCCTTGGCCGCCAATCCCGCCGTCCTGCTCCTCGATGAGCCGTTTGGCGCGCTGGATGTCAAAATCCGCAGCCAGCTCCGCCGCTCCCTGCGCCAGATCCAGCGCAGGCTCAAATTCACCGCCATCCTCGTCACCCACGATCAGGAAGAAGCCTTCGAGCTGGCGGACCGTATCGGCATCATCGACAACGGCAAACTCCTCGAAGTCGGCACGCCCGACCAGCTTTACCGCACCCCCCGGCATCGCTTCACGGCAGGCTTTCTGGGTGCCGCCAACCTCTTTCCGGCCCATCGCAACGGCACCACCGTCCACATCGGCGAGATTACCATCCCCGCGCCGGCCGGGACCGATCACCTCAGCGGACAGCCGGTCGAACTGCTTCTGCGCCCTGAGTCGATAGATCTCGCCCTTTCCCCCGGCGAGCTGACCAGCGCGCCCCTCGGCACCGGAACCGTCACTGGCATCGCCTTCGCCGGCGCCTTCGAGCGCGTGATCGTCACTACCCCCCGCGGCGAATTGACCGCCCTCCTCACTCCTGAGCAGGCCCGCAAACTGGCGGTCCGTCCCGGCGATACGGTATGGTTGGGTGTGCGCGATGTGCACCTGCTGGCGCTGTCGTGA
- a CDS encoding response regulator transcription factor: protein MKALVVDDDLVLADVVSFTLRRAGFDVLLAHDGRTALDRFASEQPDLVVLDVQIPEIDGLTVCRTIRQHSATPIIMLTVRDSDTDIVEGLGLGADDYMTKPFSHTELIARVQSVMRRAGMAQPPRQLAFAGYTLDAERHTLEGVQLPPVQLTALEVKLLEALMVNSGRVLPAQTLIDRIYGPGGGDKAMLKQLVYRLRRKIEPEDGDSQAVIEAVPGVGYALVEKK from the coding sequence ATGAAAGCACTTGTGGTAGATGACGATCTGGTTCTGGCCGACGTGGTGAGCTTTACATTGCGCCGCGCCGGCTTCGACGTGCTGCTGGCGCACGATGGTCGCACCGCGCTCGACCGCTTCGCCAGCGAACAGCCCGACCTGGTGGTGCTCGACGTCCAGATCCCTGAAATTGACGGGCTGACCGTCTGCCGTACCATCCGGCAGCACTCCGCGACTCCCATCATCATGCTCACCGTGCGCGACTCCGACACCGACATCGTCGAAGGACTCGGGCTGGGTGCCGACGACTATATGACCAAGCCCTTCAGCCATACCGAGCTGATCGCGCGGGTGCAGTCCGTCATGCGCCGCGCCGGCATGGCCCAGCCGCCGCGCCAGCTTGCCTTCGCCGGCTATACCCTCGATGCCGAGCGCCATACCCTTGAGGGTGTCCAGCTCCCGCCTGTCCAGCTCACCGCCCTCGAAGTGAAACTGCTGGAAGCCTTGATGGTCAACAGCGGCCGCGTCCTGCCCGCCCAAACCCTGATCGACCGCATCTATGGCCCCGGCGGTGGCGACAAAGCCATGCTCAAGCAGTTGGTCTACCGCCTGCGCCGCAAGATCGAGCCTGAAGATGGCGACTCGCAGGCCGTCATCGAGGCCGTCCCCGGCGTTGGCTATGCGCTCGTTGAAAAGAAATAG